The following proteins are co-located in the Brevibacillus laterosporus DSM 25 genome:
- the asnS gene encoding asparagine--tRNA ligase: MSLITIGQVGQHVGQEVKIGCWLYNKRSSGKIQFLQLRDGSGFIQGVVVKAEVSEEAWNNAKELTQESSLYITGMVRADDRAPSGYELTVTGVEIIQIAQDYPISLKEHGVDFLMDNRHLWLRSPRQRAAMAVRSEIIRSVYEFFQINGFYKVDPPILTPTSAEGTTNLFHTKYFEEDAYLSQSGQLYMEAAAMALGRVFSFGPTFRAEKSKTRRHLIEFWMIEPEMAFVDHEESLRIQENFVSHVVQSVLKNCQLELKALDRDTTKLEKVKAPFPRITYDDAIKLLQEKGSEIKWGDDFGAPDETAIAEHYDMPVFITHYPTEIKAFYMKPHPDRPEVVLCADLIAPEGYGEIIGGSQRIDDPELLEARFQEHNLSEETYKWYMDLRKYGTAPHSGFGLGLERTVAWICGLDHVRETIPFPRLLYRLYP; this comes from the coding sequence TTCTCCAACTGCGTGACGGCTCCGGATTTATTCAAGGGGTTGTAGTAAAAGCAGAAGTAAGCGAAGAGGCTTGGAACAATGCGAAGGAACTTACGCAAGAAAGTTCTTTGTACATAACTGGAATGGTACGCGCAGATGATCGTGCTCCAAGCGGTTACGAATTAACTGTAACAGGAGTAGAAATCATTCAAATTGCACAAGACTACCCGATTTCTCTTAAGGAGCATGGGGTAGATTTCTTGATGGATAACCGTCATCTATGGCTGCGCTCTCCACGCCAACGTGCCGCGATGGCTGTCCGTTCGGAAATTATTCGTTCAGTGTACGAGTTCTTCCAAATCAACGGATTTTATAAAGTTGATCCGCCAATTTTGACACCTACATCTGCTGAGGGAACGACTAACCTGTTCCATACGAAATACTTTGAGGAAGATGCATATCTCTCTCAAAGTGGTCAGTTGTACATGGAAGCAGCTGCGATGGCTTTAGGACGTGTGTTTTCCTTTGGTCCTACATTCCGTGCTGAGAAATCCAAAACACGTCGTCACTTAATTGAGTTCTGGATGATTGAGCCGGAGATGGCATTTGTTGACCATGAAGAGAGCTTACGCATTCAAGAAAATTTTGTATCGCATGTTGTTCAGTCAGTATTAAAGAACTGTCAACTTGAATTAAAAGCGCTAGACCGCGATACTACGAAATTAGAAAAAGTAAAAGCACCATTCCCACGTATCACTTATGATGATGCGATCAAGCTCCTACAAGAAAAAGGTAGTGAGATTAAATGGGGCGATGATTTTGGTGCACCAGATGAGACAGCGATTGCTGAACACTATGATATGCCTGTCTTCATTACGCATTATCCTACTGAAATCAAGGCATTTTATATGAAGCCACACCCAGATCGTCCAGAAGTGGTTCTTTGTGCAGACTTGATTGCTCCAGAGGGCTATGGAGAGATTATTGGTGGTAGCCAACGTATTGATGATCCAGAATTACTAGAAGCACGTTTTCAAGAGCATAACCTCTCTGAAGAAACCTATAAATGGTATATGGACCTACGTAAATATGGAACAGCGCCTCACTCTGGATTCGGTTTGGGCTTAGAGAGAACAGTGGCATGGATCTGTGGATTGGATCACGTTCGTGAAACAATACCATTCCCACGTTTATTGTACAGACTATATCCGTAA
- a CDS encoding ABC transporter permease, giving the protein MKKRYLFLALIILSMCSLFIGVKNITPLDILNFNDEQVEIFLISRVPRLVSIIVAGISLSICGLIMQQITRNKFVSPTTAGTMDCARLGVLVSLMLFTTESPIVKMIVAFIFALGGTFIFMKILKKIKFKDNIFIPLVGIMFGNIISSISTFFAYKYDLIQNISSWLQGDFSMIMKGRYELLYISIPLVIIAFLYANKFTVAGMGEEFAVNLGLNYQRVINIGLIIVAMISSLVLLTVGMIPFLGLIIPNIVSIYRGDNLRNSLPHTALLGAVFVLACDILGRIVIFPYELSIGLMVGVIGSGIFLYLLMRRNAYATM; this is encoded by the coding sequence ATGAAAAAGAGATATTTATTTTTAGCATTAATCATCCTATCCATGTGCTCCTTATTTATTGGAGTCAAAAACATTACTCCACTTGACATTCTAAATTTTAATGATGAGCAAGTTGAAATTTTCTTAATCAGCCGTGTTCCACGATTAGTTAGCATTATTGTGGCTGGGATTAGCCTTAGTATCTGTGGCTTAATCATGCAGCAGATCACCCGTAATAAATTCGTATCTCCTACTACTGCTGGAACGATGGACTGCGCTCGATTAGGAGTGCTGGTATCACTCATGCTATTTACTACAGAGAGTCCGATTGTAAAGATGATTGTCGCATTTATTTTTGCCTTAGGCGGCACCTTTATTTTTATGAAAATCCTTAAAAAAATAAAGTTCAAAGACAATATCTTTATTCCATTGGTAGGTATCATGTTTGGTAATATTATCAGTTCTATAAGCACTTTCTTTGCTTATAAATATGACCTGATACAAAATATATCCTCATGGTTACAAGGAGACTTCTCCATGATCATGAAGGGAAGATATGAGCTTTTGTATATTAGTATCCCGCTTGTCATTATCGCCTTTCTTTATGCGAATAAATTCACGGTCGCAGGAATGGGAGAAGAATTCGCGGTTAATCTAGGACTCAACTATCAGCGTGTGATCAATATCGGATTAATCATCGTTGCTATGATTTCCTCTCTGGTATTGCTCACAGTCGGAATGATTCCATTCCTTGGTTTAATTATTCCTAACATCGTTTCCATTTATCGTGGGGATAATCTACGGAACAGTCTACCGCATACAGCCTTACTCGGAGCCGTATTTGTCCTAGCATGTGATATATTAGGGCGTATCGTAATTTTTCCTTATGAGCTCTCGATTGGACTTATGGTCGGAGTTATCGGCAGTGGAATCTTCCTGTACTTACTCATGAGGAGAAATGCATATGCAACAATGTAG
- a CDS encoding iron chelate uptake ABC transporter family permease subunit, whose product MQQCRRMLGILAMIAIVLIGLFIFYKMNANNWDYVLPKRSKNVLAILLTGGAIAFSSVVFQTITNNRILTPSVIGLDSLYMFIQTLVIFLFGSMHITIVNNNVNFILSVGLMIVFSSILFKTLFRGEGRNIFFLLLVGIIFGTFFSSLSSFMQMLIDPNEFQVIQDKMFASFNSVNTDILMLSVIGIALACGYVFKQLKFLDVLSLGRDQAINLGINYERVVKRLLIVIAVLVSISTALVGPITFLGLLVANLTREFLKVYQHKYLLIGSMLISTIALVGGQFIVERVFQFSTPLSVIINFIGGMYFLYLLLKENKAW is encoded by the coding sequence ATGCAACAATGTAGAAGAATGTTGGGCATCCTTGCGATGATCGCAATCGTCTTGATCGGATTATTTATTTTCTACAAGATGAATGCGAATAATTGGGATTATGTTCTTCCCAAACGCAGTAAAAATGTACTTGCTATCTTATTGACTGGGGGAGCGATTGCGTTCTCATCTGTTGTATTTCAAACGATAACGAATAACCGAATCTTAACTCCTAGCGTCATCGGATTAGATTCGCTGTATATGTTTATTCAAACATTGGTCATTTTCTTATTTGGTTCTATGCACATCACAATCGTGAATAATAACGTTAACTTTATTCTTTCAGTAGGGCTCATGATTGTATTCTCAAGCATTTTATTTAAAACGCTGTTTAGAGGCGAGGGCAGGAATATATTTTTCTTGCTTTTAGTGGGGATTATCTTTGGAACCTTTTTCTCCAGTCTATCCTCGTTTATGCAAATGTTAATTGATCCAAACGAATTTCAGGTCATTCAGGATAAAATGTTTGCCAGCTTTAACAGTGTAAACACAGATATCCTGATGCTATCTGTGATTGGAATAGCCTTAGCTTGTGGTTATGTTTTTAAACAGTTAAAATTCCTCGATGTCTTGTCTTTGGGAAGAGATCAAGCGATTAATTTAGGAATTAACTACGAGCGAGTTGTGAAAAGATTACTGATCGTAATTGCGGTGCTAGTTTCTATTTCAACCGCATTAGTTGGTCCGATTACCTTTTTAGGATTATTGGTAGCCAATTTGACACGAGAATTCTTAAAGGTGTATCAGCACAAGTATTTGCTTATTGGTTCTATGCTGATTAGTACCATTGCTTTAGTTGGCGGACAGTTCATCGTGGAGCGGGTTTTTCAATTCTCGACACCGCTCAGTGTCATCATCAATTTTATTGGTGGTATGTACTTCTTATATCTGCTGTTAAAGGAGAATAAAGCATGGTAG
- a CDS encoding ABC transporter ATP-binding protein — MVEVKNVTKFYGNKPVVENISVKIKKGSITSFIGPNGAGKSTLLSMISRLLKKDEGEVYIEGQEISKWNSNDLAKKISILKQSNHINIRLTVKELISFGRFPYSQGNLSPEDWKYVEEAIAYMELEEMQDKYLDQLSGGQRQRAYIAMVIAQNTDYILLDEPLNNLDMKHSVQIMKTLRRLVAELGKTIIIVIHDINFASCYSDYIVALKDGKIVKEGSTQEIINPKVLQDLYEMDFNIQNIEGNDICVYFA; from the coding sequence ATGGTAGAAGTTAAAAACGTCACAAAATTCTATGGGAATAAGCCTGTTGTTGAAAATATATCGGTGAAGATAAAAAAGGGAAGCATCACCTCCTTTATCGGTCCCAACGGTGCTGGAAAAAGTACATTGTTGTCCATGATCAGCCGCTTACTCAAGAAAGATGAAGGCGAGGTTTATATTGAAGGACAGGAAATAAGTAAATGGAACAGCAACGATTTGGCCAAGAAAATTTCGATTCTAAAACAGTCCAACCATATTAATATTCGTTTAACCGTGAAAGAATTGATAAGTTTCGGTCGTTTTCCTTATTCACAGGGTAATTTATCACCGGAAGATTGGAAATATGTCGAAGAAGCGATTGCTTATATGGAACTGGAAGAGATGCAGGATAAATATTTAGATCAATTAAGTGGTGGACAAAGACAACGAGCTTACATTGCAATGGTTATCGCGCAAAACACGGATTATATCCTGTTGGATGAGCCACTTAATAACTTGGATATGAAGCACTCGGTGCAAATCATGAAAACCCTGCGTCGTTTGGTAGCTGAATTAGGCAAGACGATCATCATTGTTATTCATGATATTAACTTTGCATCCTGTTACTCCGATTATATTGTTGCATTAAAAGACGGCAAAATCGTCAAAGAGGGCTCGACCCAAGAAATCATTAACCCTAAGGTCTTACAGGACTTGTATGAGATGGATTTCAATATCCAAAACATCGAAGGTAATGACATTTGTGTCTATTTCGCTTAA
- a CDS encoding siderophore ABC transporter substrate-binding protein, producing MKKLAMVFATFMLALVTAACGSNNATDKTSGAQPEAAKQAAPAEITVKHELGETVVKKNPQKVVVFDFGSLDTMDALGVEPVGLPQKSLPSYLDKYKDEKYINVGGLKEPDFEKIHEAKPDLIIIAGRQADKYEEFKKIAPTIYMDVDDKKYMESFTTKVKTLAQIFDKEAKADEMLAKIEKEIKDLNEKTKADEKKALVILANDGKVSAYGSTSRFGIVHDVFGFKQADDKIDSSTHGQSVSFEYILEKNPDYIFVVDRTAAIKKGESSAKQVVENEIVKKTNAVKNNKVIYLDPGYWYLSGGGLESVSEMVKETAAVYK from the coding sequence TTGAAGAAATTAGCAATGGTATTTGCTACATTTATGCTAGCATTGGTTACTGCGGCTTGCGGGTCAAATAATGCTACAGATAAAACATCTGGTGCTCAACCAGAAGCAGCAAAACAAGCAGCTCCTGCAGAAATTACTGTAAAACACGAATTGGGTGAGACAGTAGTAAAGAAAAATCCACAAAAAGTCGTTGTATTTGACTTTGGTTCACTTGACACTATGGATGCATTGGGCGTAGAACCAGTTGGTTTGCCACAAAAAAGCCTACCTAGCTATCTAGATAAATACAAAGATGAAAAATATATCAATGTTGGCGGTTTGAAAGAGCCTGACTTTGAAAAAATTCATGAAGCAAAACCTGATTTAATCATCATTGCTGGTCGTCAAGCCGATAAGTATGAAGAATTTAAAAAGATCGCTCCAACAATCTACATGGATGTTGATGATAAGAAATACATGGAATCCTTCACTACTAAAGTAAAAACATTGGCTCAAATTTTTGATAAAGAAGCAAAAGCTGATGAAATGTTAGCTAAAATTGAAAAAGAAATTAAAGACCTAAATGAAAAAACAAAAGCTGACGAGAAAAAAGCTTTAGTTATTCTTGCTAACGATGGTAAAGTAAGTGCTTATGGTTCTACTTCTCGCTTTGGTATTGTTCATGACGTGTTTGGCTTCAAACAAGCAGATGATAAAATCGACTCATCTACACATGGACAAAGTGTTTCTTTCGAGTACATCTTGGAGAAAAACCCTGATTACATTTTCGTAGTTGACCGTACTGCGGCTATTAAAAAAGGTGAATCCTCTGCGAAACAAGTAGTAGAAAATGAAATTGTGAAGAAAACGAATGCAGTTAAAAACAATAAAGTCATTTACCTAGATCCAGGATACTGGTACCTATCCGGTGGCGGATTAGAATCTGTATCTGAAATGGTAAAAGAAACAGCTGCTGTTTATAAATAA
- a CDS encoding DnaD domain-containing protein, translated as MDRQIRQLIQEGSTSVSNLLLKNYKRMSLADEEMMLIIHLLSFQQEGNQFPTLSQLEDRLSMSGLRLIQLLQKMMKDQWIGIDENVDEQTGFRSESYNLSVVYDRLYDCLKQSYQVQREAFSDSRQEVAVTSHMDISGGPADTMLFSLDEEQQPDSLYTQFEQTFGRPLSPIEVETLQIWAEEDGYAEELIIAALREAQSVGKLFIRYIDRILLEWQRNQVNSVEEAREYSQRFRHPVAVKEGR; from the coding sequence ATGGATCGACAAATAAGACAACTGATACAAGAGGGTTCTACGTCCGTTTCTAATTTATTATTAAAGAATTATAAACGTATGTCTTTGGCGGACGAAGAAATGATGTTAATTATCCACCTCTTGTCATTTCAACAAGAAGGGAATCAATTTCCCACCTTATCGCAGCTTGAGGATCGGCTCTCCATGTCTGGATTGCGTTTAATACAATTGTTGCAGAAAATGATGAAGGATCAATGGATCGGCATTGATGAGAATGTTGATGAACAAACGGGGTTCCGTTCGGAAAGCTACAATCTTTCTGTTGTCTATGACCGCTTGTATGACTGCTTGAAACAAAGCTATCAAGTGCAACGTGAAGCATTTAGCGATTCCAGACAGGAAGTAGCAGTTACTTCCCACATGGATATATCAGGTGGACCTGCTGATACAATGTTATTTTCATTAGATGAGGAACAGCAGCCAGATAGTTTGTACACTCAGTTTGAACAAACATTTGGTCGACCACTATCTCCCATTGAGGTAGAAACGTTACAAATATGGGCGGAAGAGGATGGCTATGCAGAAGAGCTAATTATAGCTGCCTTACGAGAGGCACAGTCTGTTGGTAAGCTATTTATCCGTTATATTGACCGTATCTTATTGGAGTGGCAACGCAATCAAGTCAACTCTGTTGAGGAAGCGCGCGAGTATAGTCAGCGATTCCGTCACCCAGTAGCAGTAAAAGAGGGACGGTAG
- a CDS encoding glycosyltransferase family 4 protein has translation MRIAIVSPGPFTVPPIRGSSVELDIDEVSKRLAKSHDIEIYTRTCKEYPRSEQDGRIKYIRLSYHGQKSFIKQVTSRIKKNKPDVILIENRPSFVPIVRKAHKDIPIVLNMHSHVFASRRAISPLRMKKVKKQVDCFITNSNYLRQYFIKKHGISKRKIHAVHLGVNVAAYSLSKEGRKIISEKRESLGFKKHHRVMMYAGRLMREKGVHLLIRTFKQIAKRDQHARLLIVGGTGYGNNRKNKYVSYLKKLARPIKEKVRFVNFIPSKEMPEWYHICDIVATPSVWNEPFCRVNIEGMAAGKPILTSTRGGIGEVVEHDKTGYLIPPKKWMKTIPDIWEQMWNSVSFFTPFANRSISRASEFTWEKTANEYVEIFFKASQIREQKRQRPRKKRRRFLHRHSPLFGLVGPITQTVTIPVHKV, from the coding sequence ATGAGGATTGCAATAGTAAGCCCCGGCCCTTTTACTGTTCCACCTATACGAGGTAGTTCCGTTGAGCTGGATATTGATGAGGTAAGTAAAAGGCTAGCAAAATCTCATGATATCGAAATCTATACAAGGACCTGTAAAGAATACCCTCGGTCAGAACAGGATGGGAGAATCAAGTACATTCGGTTATCTTATCATGGACAAAAGTCATTTATTAAGCAAGTGACAAGTCGGATAAAAAAAAACAAGCCTGATGTAATTTTGATAGAGAATCGTCCAAGTTTTGTTCCTATCGTGCGCAAGGCTCATAAAGATATACCTATCGTACTTAATATGCATTCTCATGTATTTGCTTCACGAAGGGCTATTTCGCCTCTTCGTATGAAAAAAGTGAAAAAGCAGGTTGATTGTTTCATTACCAATAGTAACTATCTGCGACAATATTTCATCAAGAAACATGGCATATCAAAACGTAAGATACATGCAGTTCATCTTGGAGTAAATGTTGCTGCTTATTCACTGTCTAAGGAAGGGCGGAAGATTATTTCCGAAAAACGAGAATCTTTGGGTTTTAAAAAGCACCATCGCGTGATGATGTATGCAGGGCGATTGATGCGCGAAAAAGGGGTACACCTGTTAATTCGCACCTTCAAACAAATCGCTAAGCGTGATCAGCATGCACGTCTTCTCATAGTTGGTGGAACAGGATATGGAAACAATAGAAAAAATAAATATGTGAGCTATTTAAAAAAACTAGCTAGACCAATAAAAGAGAAGGTACGTTTCGTTAATTTTATTCCTTCAAAAGAGATGCCAGAGTGGTATCATATCTGTGATATTGTAGCTACCCCATCAGTTTGGAACGAGCCGTTTTGCCGGGTTAATATAGAAGGAATGGCAGCAGGAAAGCCTATCTTAACTTCAACACGGGGAGGAATAGGAGAGGTGGTTGAGCATGATAAGACCGGCTATCTCATTCCTCCTAAAAAGTGGATGAAAACAATTCCGGACATTTGGGAACAAATGTGGAATTCTGTCTCTTTCTTTACACCCTTTGCTAATCGCTCCATATCACGAGCAAGTGAGTTTACATGGGAAAAAACAGCTAATGAATATGTGGAGATTTTCTTTAAGGCTTCTCAAATCCGTGAACAAAAAAGACAGCGCCCACGAAAAAAACGTAGGCGCTTTTTACATAGGCATTCGCCACTATTTGGGTTAGTAGGGCCAATCACCCAAACCGTTACTATCCCTGTGCATAAAGTATAG
- a CDS encoding glucose-1-phosphate thymidylyltransferase, whose amino-acid sequence MKGLILCAGRGTRLYPLSYSQPKTLLPVANLPVIQHCLQKLLDVGIREIGIVISPNQLQIPSYVGDGRKCGAVIRYIEQQEPLGIAHAVSLAKSFIDGDKFALFLGDNLMMESLHSLHDSFVKTDASAAVLLSEVKKPQDFGIAEIQGKQILSIVEKPQYPKSNLAVIGAYFFTPAIFQVIAGLQPSKRGEYEITDAIAVLLQQGKKVVHSTTKLPYSDVGTMERWLEANRWMLDKSVGTEVQVGEGSLIDNCKIIGPVMIGEDCVLSNCTIGPYVSIQNGAEVRNCQRIENSILLEDTKLVNLDCYIHDSIFGRSSYLVGGVPNVSRQHMGIFIMSDHSTITLPATRRIETS is encoded by the coding sequence TTGAAAGGGTTAATTTTATGCGCTGGCCGTGGCACACGACTATATCCACTTTCCTATTCACAGCCCAAGACACTCCTACCTGTAGCTAATCTACCGGTGATCCAGCATTGTTTGCAAAAGTTACTTGATGTCGGTATAAGGGAAATAGGTATCGTGATTAGTCCAAATCAATTGCAAATTCCATCCTACGTTGGGGATGGAAGAAAATGTGGCGCAGTGATTAGGTATATTGAACAGCAAGAGCCATTGGGTATTGCCCATGCTGTTTCATTAGCCAAATCCTTTATCGATGGAGATAAGTTTGCTTTGTTTTTAGGGGATAACTTAATGATGGAATCCTTGCACAGTTTACATGACAGCTTCGTCAAAACAGATGCCTCAGCTGCCGTCTTATTGAGTGAGGTAAAGAAACCACAGGATTTTGGCATAGCTGAAATACAAGGAAAACAAATTCTGTCAATTGTTGAAAAACCACAGTATCCCAAAAGCAATTTAGCTGTAATCGGAGCCTATTTTTTTACTCCTGCTATTTTTCAAGTGATTGCTGGATTGCAACCATCTAAGCGGGGGGAATATGAAATTACTGATGCCATTGCAGTACTTTTACAACAAGGCAAAAAGGTAGTACATTCTACAACCAAGCTACCTTATTCCGATGTAGGAACGATGGAGAGATGGTTGGAGGCTAATCGCTGGATGCTAGACAAATCTGTTGGAACTGAGGTGCAAGTAGGAGAGGGAAGTCTGATCGATAATTGTAAGATTATTGGTCCCGTAATGATAGGTGAAGATTGTGTATTGTCTAACTGCACAATTGGACCTTATGTAAGTATTCAAAATGGAGCGGAGGTAAGAAATTGCCAAAGAATTGAAAACAGTATTTTATTAGAGGACACGAAATTAGTAAATTTGGATTGTTATATTCATGATAGTATTTTTGGACGTTCTTCTTATTTAGTTGGGGGAGTACCAAATGTTTCACGACAGCACATGGGGATTTTTATTATGAGTGATCATTCTACGATAACACTACCAGCGACAAGGAGAATCGAGACTTCATGA
- a CDS encoding glycosyltransferase family 2 protein, giving the protein MTEMEENVDVAIPMFTVVIPTYNRSDMLPKAINSVLKQTCDDWEILIMDDASTDDTEEIVSVLLTHSNIRYYRMQKNSGISKVMNMALSLTRTPYLIQLDSDDWLTKRTLERFKNTINKNQRSKKKEKCALYYGNMNVWRVYKSIYRKRKVIKHRQIRGKYDFLRYDGWMVAPRCYRVNALKEVGGWDTSDKYGGRIMEDRRMILRLIEKFPVQHIDKTLYNRTKHRNQLTEPGSIQKRNYLRRQTYESCLKRWGNKYRAIFGKRGCFLVIKQLVKRKKKRGHRK; this is encoded by the coding sequence ATGACTGAGATGGAAGAGAATGTAGATGTAGCTATCCCCATGTTTACTGTCGTAATACCTACCTATAATAGATCGGATATGTTACCAAAGGCGATAAATAGTGTCTTGAAACAGACCTGCGATGATTGGGAAATACTCATTATGGATGATGCTTCAACGGATGATACGGAAGAAATTGTCTCTGTCCTTCTTACTCATTCAAACATTCGATATTATCGTATGCAGAAGAATTCAGGGATATCTAAGGTTATGAATATGGCATTGTCACTTACTCGCACCCCTTATCTTATTCAATTGGATTCCGATGATTGGTTAACCAAACGTACGTTGGAACGTTTTAAAAATACAATTAATAAGAATCAACGGAGTAAGAAAAAGGAAAAATGTGCTCTATACTACGGAAATATGAATGTTTGGCGTGTTTATAAAAGTATATACCGTAAGCGTAAGGTCATTAAACACCGGCAAATAAGAGGGAAGTATGATTTCTTAAGATATGATGGTTGGATGGTAGCCCCGCGTTGTTATCGTGTTAATGCTTTGAAAGAGGTAGGTGGCTGGGATACCTCTGACAAATATGGTGGAAGAATTATGGAAGATCGTCGTATGATTTTACGCTTGATTGAAAAGTTTCCTGTTCAACATATAGATAAAACGTTATATAACAGAACAAAGCATCGAAACCAATTGACAGAGCCAGGATCGATTCAAAAACGTAATTATCTACGAAGACAGACATATGAAAGTTGTTTAAAAAGGTGGGGGAATAAATATCGTGCAATTTTTGGAAAGAGAGGGTGTTTTCTGGTCATTAAACAGCTAGTGAAGCGGAAAAAGAAAAGAGGTCATCGCAAATGA
- a CDS encoding NAD-dependent epimerase/dehydratase family protein, which produces MRKKAVVTGCAGFIGSHLTERLLADDYEVIGVDSMLLNYPLCYKERNIKYSLQDSRFQYITKSIQDVDWSYVLKGVHYIFHLAALPGVRASWGDAFQEYVNHNVTATQILLEASLTHDSLRKIVLASSSSVYGTMQEGLTEESAPLVPLSPYGVTKVSMEYLMQAYVKAYQLPVVALRYFTVYGPRQRPDMAFHRFFRAMMQKEPIQIYGDGSQSRNFSYVHDVVEANLLASEYGQAGKIYNIGGEREISLLEAVSLMAKIMQVSPDITFTIAEKGDSRRTCADISLAAQQIGYRPHTSLEQGLYQQFQDIKKLYQGG; this is translated from the coding sequence ATGAGGAAAAAAGCTGTGGTGACTGGTTGTGCAGGATTTATTGGTTCTCATTTGACCGAGCGATTGCTGGCAGACGATTATGAAGTAATTGGTGTAGATAGTATGCTCTTGAACTACCCATTGTGTTATAAAGAGCGCAATATCAAATATAGTCTACAAGATTCCCGGTTTCAGTACATCACAAAATCTATACAGGATGTTGACTGGTCTTATGTGTTAAAGGGGGTCCATTATATTTTTCACCTGGCTGCCTTGCCTGGAGTACGTGCAAGCTGGGGGGATGCTTTTCAGGAGTATGTGAACCACAATGTGACCGCTACACAAATCTTGTTAGAAGCTAGTCTTACTCATGATTCGTTGCGAAAAATTGTGCTTGCCTCCTCCTCGTCTGTTTATGGCACAATGCAAGAGGGTTTAACAGAGGAATCAGCTCCGCTTGTACCGCTTTCCCCTTATGGTGTAACCAAGGTTTCTATGGAGTATTTGATGCAAGCTTATGTGAAAGCCTATCAACTACCAGTGGTTGCACTTCGCTATTTTACCGTATATGGACCGAGACAGCGTCCTGACATGGCCTTTCATCGATTTTTTCGAGCAATGATGCAAAAAGAGCCCATACAAATTTACGGGGATGGTAGTCAAAGCCGTAACTTTAGCTACGTACATGATGTGGTGGAAGCCAATCTGTTGGCGAGTGAGTACGGTCAGGCGGGCAAGATTTATAACATCGGTGGAGAACGAGAAATTAGCTTGTTAGAGGCCGTGTCCCTTATGGCAAAGATCATGCAAGTGAGTCCAGATATTACCTTCACAATAGCAGAAAAAGGTGATTCGAGGCGTACCTGTGCTGATATATCCCTAGCAGCTCAACAGATTGGCTATCGTCCGCATACCTCATTGGAACAGGGGCTCTACCAGCAATTTCAGGATATTAAGAAGCTGTACCAAGGAGGATGA